A single region of the Actinoplanes sp. SE50/110 genome encodes:
- the rsrA gene encoding mycothiol system anti-sigma-R factor, with product MPSDETEHETDCSIVLSEVYLYLDLECSEDRRRLIQKHLDECSGCLREFGIEHEVKALVGRCCGDERAPAELRDRLRVKLVQLEAQTETREYLP from the coding sequence ATGCCGAGCGACGAGACCGAACACGAGACCGATTGCAGCATCGTGCTCAGCGAGGTGTATCTCTACCTCGACCTGGAGTGCAGCGAGGACCGCCGCCGCCTGATCCAGAAACACCTGGACGAGTGCTCCGGCTGCCTGCGCGAGTTCGGCATCGAGCACGAGGTGAAGGCGTTGGTCGGCCGCTGCTGCGGCGACGAGCGGGCGCCGGCCGAGCTGCGCGACCGGCTGCGCGTCAAGCTGGTCCAGCTGGAGGCCCAGACCGAGACCCGGGAGTACCTTCCGTAA